The sequence TGCAGGGGAATTGCGATTTGGCCGAAGTCTGTTCGGGCGATAGCGGTCTTTGTCCTGCCGATATGAAGCGAACGGATACGTGCCGGATCGCGGGCGGGATTTGCGACGTGGCGGAGGTCTGCGATGGCGTGGGTAACCAATGTCCGAGCGATCAAAAATATGGAAGCGAGACAAGCTGTCGTTCCAGTGCCTATGATTGTGATGCCGAAGAATTCTGTGACGGTCTGAACCATGCATGCCCCGCGGATCTGGAAGCTGCCGCAGGTGATCCGTGTCCGGACGATGGTATTTTCTGCACCGAAGATCGCTGCGACGGTTCCGGTTCCTGCACTCACTTGCCGGGCCGCGCCGGTGTCGAATGTCGTGCCTCGTCGGGTGCCTGCGATGTCGCCGAGGTTTGCGACGGCGCGAACGCATCGTGTCCGGATGACTCGGGTCTCCCCGACGCAGATGAAGATGGTACTTGTGACGCTCAGGATCTTTGCCCGGACATTTTCGATCCGGACCAGACCGACAGCGACGGTGACGGTGATGGTGATTTCTGCGATATCTGCACCGCGTCCGGCGAGCCGATCTCTCCTCAGGTCAAAATCTCGAAGCTGACAACCGGCGACGGCGACGACAAGTTCCTCCTCAAAGGGTTCATGGTCTTCGATGCCCCGCCTGTTTTTGATCCGCGTGACAATGGCGTCAGACTCCTTGTCGAGGATGCCAATGGGGCATCGGTGGTCGATGCCACGATCCCGGGCGGCGCCTTCAGTCCTGTTACGCGAAGCGGTTGGATTCCCTTGAAAAACGGCGGCTATCGTTTTCGTTCCAGAGAGCTGATTGCCGGAGCAGTTCAGAAAGTGATTCTGAAGCGTACAGGGCGAGATCCGAACGCAATCGCTTTCAAGGTCACGGGTGCAAAGGGAAGCTTTGCCTTCCCCGAAATGCAGCTGCCGCTCATGGCGACGCTCACTCTTGACCCCGACCCCGAGATGGCCGCTGTTTGCGCGGAGATGGCTTTTTCGGCCGCAAAGCCCGGTCCTTATTGCTCGCTGCGGAACGGGAATTCAGTCGTCCTCTGCCGCTAGATTCTCATCAAAGGTATTCCCTGGCCCCGGATTCCGGTCGCTTTTCCGGGCTGCGGCCGCCCGGAAACCGCGTCGCACGCCATTCGGGAGCCTTTGTTGAGCGGATAACGGCTGAACAGTCAGAAATCTCCTCTCAGACAACGTGCGCTCCGAGATTTCTCAGATAAACTCCTTTCGGTAATCCAACTTGCGTACTTGCGGTCTCCGGACAGCGGTCGCTGTCGAGGGAGAGAAGAAATGAATCTGGAATTCTCGGACGATCAGAAGTTCGTGCAGACAACAGCGCGCGAATTCTTGACGGCAAATGCGACTTTGCAGGTCGACCGTGCCGTCTTCGAATCAGACGCGTCCTACGACGAAGGTCTATGGAAGAAGGTAGCCGAGATGGGATGGCTGGGCACGACGGTGCCCGAATCTTACGGCGGTACCGGACTTGGCTACCTGGAGCTTGTTTTGCTCGCTCAGGAAATGGGTCGTTCGCTCGCACCAATCCCATTTGCTTCTTCCGTTTATGGAGCCACCGAAGCGATTCTTCTTTGCGGGACCGAGGAGCAAAAACAGAAATGGTTGCCGTTACTGAGCTCCGGTGAACGCATTGGATGCGTCGCTTTTTCCGAGGCTCTCGGAGACAGCGATGCCAAGAGCCTCGAGGTTCGCGTGAGCGGCGATACGATCAGCGGAACCAAAACGCCGGTTCTCGATGGTGATATTGCCGATTTGGCAGTCGTTCTGGTCGGCGAAGGGGAGGGCGCTTCTCTGGTGCTGGTCGATCTCGCAGGCGACGGTATCGAGCGCAAGAAACTCAACTCTCTGGACGCCAGCCGCTCGCAGGCCGAGATCGTTTTCTCTTCGGCTTCGTTCGAGCGATTGGGTGCGGCGGGCGAAGGCGAGGCGACCTTCGAGCGATTGATGGATCGCATGGCGATCCTGTTGGCATTCGAGCAGATTGGTGGCGCGGAACGCGCTTTGGAAATCTCTGTCGAGTACGTCAAGGAAAGGTTTGCTTTCGGTCGTGCCATTGGATCTTTTCAGGCGGTCAAGCATCGCCTCGCAGACTTCTATGCACGCAATCAAATTGCGGTTTCCAATGGATATTGGGCGGCATGGGCACTTTCGACCGACGATCCGGAGTTGCCAATGGCCGCTTGTAACCTGCGGGTCGCTTCGAGCGACGCCTTTGTCCTCGGCGCCGAAGACATGATCCAGGTGCACGGTGGCGTAGGCTTCACCTGGGAGTTCGATTGCCATTTATTCTATCGCCGCGCAAAGGTTCTCGCGGCGACGTTGGGTTCTCCGGGAACCTGGCGTGAAAAACTTATTACGCGCATTGAAGCGTCAGAAGCAGCTTGAGACGGAGGTTCCCATGAATTTTGAAGATTCCCCAGAAGAAAGTCTTTTTCGTGATCGATGCCGCGAGTGGCTGTCCGCGAACGCGGAGCCTCTGGTCGAGGGTAGCAAATCCTCGGCAGCGGAAAGGACAGATGAAGAGTATGTCGCCATGGCCAAGGAATGGCAGGCGAAAAAATATGATGCGGGATGGGCCTGCCTGACGTGGCCGAAGGATTGTGGCGGTCAGGGAATGGGGCGCATGGAACAGATCATCTGGAACCAGGAAGAGAGCAAGTTCCGCGCGGTTATGGATGTCTACCTGATCGGGCACGGGATGCTGGGACCCACGATCATGGCGCATGGGACCCCGGAACAAAAGGAGCGCTTCCTCCCCAATATGGCGCGGGGTAGCGAGATCTGGTGCCAGCTCTTCAGTGAGCCCTCGGCCGGATCGGATCTCGCCGGCCTGCGTATGTCGGCGGTCCGCGATGGCGACGACTGGGTGATCAACGGTCAGAAGATCTGGACCAGCGGTGCGCAGTATTCGGACTGGGGCATGATCGTGACCCGGACCGACCCGGATGCGCCCAAACATAAGGGTTTGACGTATTTCATCGTGAATATGAAATCGCCCGGCGTCGAAATTCGTCCCATCAAGCAGATCAACGGGGGAGAGGCTTTCAATGAAGTCTTTTTCACCGATGTTCGTGTTTCGGATGCCCAGCGCCTTGGTGAGGTTGGCCAGGGTTGGGGTGTCGCCCTGACGACATTGATGAACGAGCGTGTCGCTATCGGCGGTGGCGGTGGTGGCGGCCAGTTCAAGAAATTGCTGGATTTGGCGCGCAGGTCGCGTCGCCACGGTAAAGCAGCCATCGAAGATGGGAGCGTCCGCGCCCGATTGGCAGATATTTATATCGCCCAGAAAGGGATCCAATATACCGGATACCGAACCCTGTCGGCCCTGCTCAGTGGCGCGACACCCGGGCCTGAGGGTTCTATTGCGAAGGCCATCGGTGCCCCCTTGGGGCAGCAGACAGCCTCTTTCGCAATGGAATTGCAGGGTGAGTCCGGAGCATTGCTGGACGAGTCGGCTGAAGACGACGGTATCTGGCAGCAGGCCTATCTCGGTTCGCCGGGCCTGCGGATCGCCGGCGGCACGGATGAAGTGTTGCGCAACATTATTGCCGAGCGAGTTCTCGGGCTGCCCCCCGAATTGCGGATCGACAAGACGGTCCCCTTCCGGGAACTTCCCACCGGACCGAAAAGCTGAAGATCCTTTTCTTGAGCTTCAGGGGCCGCTTCCTTCGGGAGGTGGCCCCTTTTGTTTTTGAGGGGACAGGCAGTAAGAGCTTGTATGGCTGAAAATCAAATAATCGAGACAAAAGATACGAATTCGTTCGGAGTTCTACTTCTGGCGATTTGTGTGCTCATTTTCTTGATGCCCATGGCAGCGGTGCAGCATCCGCAGGCAGAGATTCTCCGTGCGTTGATTGCCTTGGTGTTGCTCGGTGGAGTTTTTGCGAGCACCCGGCGCAAAGGAGTCCTGACCGTCTCTGTGGTGCTCGCGGTTGGAGCTTCCGGGACAGGGTGGGCCGCAGACGCGCTCAACAACCAGGCAGTTTCGGTCGCTTCGTATATTCTTGCGCTGCTGAATATTATCTTCGTCATCGTTGTTGTATCTCGTGATGTCCTGCAGCGCTCGCATATCACGACAGACGCCGTCTTTGGCGGCTTGAGTGTCTTTCTGCTGATCGGTCTGGCGTTCATGATCCTCTACGGATTGGTGGAGTACGCGAAACCCGGTTCCTTTCTGATTCGAGGGGATATGATCGCAGGCAGTGATTCTCTGACTCGAAACCCGGCGTCCTTTGTCCACTTCCTCTATTTCAGTCTGATCACGCTCTCGACTGTCGGCTATGGAGATATTCTGGCTGTCCACCCGCTGGCGCAGATGTTGGCGGCAACCGAAGGGATTCTGGGACAGTTATTTATTGCCGTTGTCGTGGCTCGACTTGTCGGCATGCAAATGATGGCCTCTCAGGAGGCTTCTGCTGAGGCTAACGAATAGGTATGCCGCGTGAGATTGCCTTGCGAAGAGCATCGGCTTTCCAGGGGTCCGCAGGCTCCAGAATGAGCAGCTGCTCTTCGGCCTTGCCGGTTTCTCCGAGGGCGGCATATAGCTGGCCCAGATTGAAAATTGCGTTGATATCGTCGGGTCGGATCCGAAGGGCGCGTTGGTATGCATCTTCCGCTTCGCGAAAGAGCGCGAGATTCGCGTAAGCGACCCCCAAATTATTATAGGCATCGCCGTAGCCCGGATCGATCTCGATCGCTTGCTTGAAGGTCAGGATTGCCTTCGAATGATCTCCGTTCGCATCGTAAGCCGAGCCGAGGCTGTTCCAGGCTCGCGCATAGTTCGGGTTCATGCCGGTGGCGCGCCTCAAGACAACAATTGCTTTTGAGGCCTCGCCATTGGCGGTATAAGCAAGGCCCAGATTGTTGTATGCCTTGATCATTGTCGAGTCTTTCTGGATGGCTCTTTTGTAGGCCGAGATCGCTGGTTCAAAGCGCCCGAGCTTCGCGTACTGATTTCCCAGATCGTAGTAGGCCATCGAGAAGTCCGGAGCGGCGCGGATGGCCGCATGATACGCATCGATCGCTTCATGGGCGCGGCCCTCATCGGCGAGTCTTTCGCCCAGAAGAAAGTATTTCTCGGCGGCCAGAGGGCCCAGATTCGGATTGTCGGGTTTTGCGGCAGTACATGAGGCGATTCCGAGGGCCATCGCAAATCCGATAGCGGTTGATATAGGAAAACGGCGAAAAGGCTCTCGGGAATTCAGGGTCATAAGCAAATACTTCCGTTCTCCGAGCCAGTTGTCGAGCGAGCGGGCAGATCGACTCTCGACAGGTGGCGAGCGGGGGGCGATACTTCCGAAGGGCCTGCGTCCCTCTCGGACAGCAGATGATCATATGAATCCTTCGAAAACAGAGAATTCCAAGTCAATTCCGGAGACGAGCACCCGGCCTTCGGGGTCCGGCCCGAACCGGGAACTGGTTTTGCCCGAGGATCCGGTAGGTGCATCTCTCGAGGGGCCGTCGCCGCCCTCGCTAGGTTCCGCCGAGCTCTATCTGAATCGCGAGTTGACGTGGCTCGCCTTCTGCTGGCGCGTTCTGGCCGAGGCGGAAGACGCACGGAACCCTCTGCTCGAACGTGTGAAGTTTCTCGCGATCGTGAGCGGAAACCTCGACGAGTTTTTCATGAAAAGGATCGGTGGTCTCAAGCAGCAGTTGGCTGCTGGCGTGCGGGAACCGACCGTCGATGGTCGAACACCTGGTCAGCAGATTGAGGAGGCCTATGCGTTCATCGAGAAATTGGACGAGCGGCGGGTGGCGCTCTTCGAGCAGCTCCGAAGACTCCTCAAACAGGCGGATGTTCAACTTCTGCGCATTCGCGACCTGAAAGAAGAGCAACGGCTCAAGATGCGAGACGAGTACCTGCGGAATGTTTTTCCTCTGGTGACACCGCAAGCGATGGACCCCGCGCACCCCTTTCCGTTCGTCTCGAACCTTTCGCTGAATCTCCTCGTGACAGTTCGTTATCCCGGGGACCCCGCCACGATGATGTCGCGGGTGAAGGTGCCGATCGGTTCCGGGATTCCTCGATGGATGAGGGTTGACGACCAGCAGACTTTCGTGGCTCTGGAAGAAGTCATGGCGGAGAACCTCGATATTCTTTTCCCGGGGATGGAAGTTGTTGCCTGCGAGCTTTTCCGTGTGACGAGAAATGCGAACACGGAACTCGATGAAGAAGAGGCCGACGACCTGCTCGCGATGATCGAGACCGAGTTGCGAGACCGTCGATTTGCGCCAATTGTACGCCTCGAGGTTGGGTCGGAGATGTCTCTTGCGCGTCGCTCGATGCTCGCAGCCGAACTGGGTCTCGATGCGGATGCCGAAGTGCGGGCGGTCCATCGTCGATTTGCCCTGATCGACCTTCTCGAGATCGCTGCGATTGATCGACCGGATTTGCGCGACCCGTCGCATCGACCGATCGACAACGTGTCGCTTACCCCGGAGCGAAATATCTTTCATGTTTTGCGAGATGCCGGTGGAATCCTTCTGCACCATCCCTACGAGTCCTTTTCGACTTCGGTGGAGCGATTTCTTCTCGAAGCGGCCCGAGATTCGAAGGTGCGCGCCATCAAGATGACGCTCTATCGTACCTCGGCCGAAACCAAAGTGATTGATCATCTGCTGGAGGCCGTTCGTAACGGGAAGCAGGTGGCTGTCGTGGTCGAACTGAAGGCTCGCTTTGACGAAGACGCGAATATTCTTTGGGCGAGTCGGCTTGAGGAGATGGGGATTCACGTGACCTACGGGGTGGTTGGTCTCAAAACCCATTGCAAGACGATTCTCGTGGTCCGTCAGGACCACGACGGATTACGGCGCTATGCTCATATCGGGACGGGCAATTATCATTCGGGGACGGCGCGAGTTTATTCCGATCTTGGCTTGATGACCTCCGATGAGGAAATTGGTGGCGACCTCACGGAACTCTTCAATTACCTGACGACTGGGTACAAGCCTCGTCGGAAATATAAACATCTTCTGGTCGCACCCGTTTCCCTGAAGTCTGCTTTGATCGAGAAGATCGAACGAGAGGTCGACCATCTCGAGCAGCATCGGTTTGCGCATATCCAGATGAAGATGAATGCGTTGGAAGATGCGGACATCACCCGAGCCCTGTATCGCGCTGCCCGGGCCGGCGTTCGTATCGACCTCTTGATTCGTGATACGTGTCGTCTGCGACCAAAGATTTCCGGTCTTACCGAAAACGTACGGGTGGTCAGTATTGTGGGGCAGTTTCTCGAGCATGCCCGACTCTATTATTTCGCAAACGGGAACCAGCCGGAATATTGGATTGGCTCTGCTGATTGCATGAAGAGAAATTTGGAAAGTCGAGTCGAGGTTCTGGTGCCCGTTCTCGAGGAGTCCCTTCAGCTCGAACTACGATCCTATCTCGACTTGCAATTGGAGGACCGTGAGGACGCATGGGAAATGATGGCGGACGGTCGCTACGAGCGGTTGTCGGCCTTGAAGGGGTCTGGGCGCAAGTCGAGCTCACAGGCGAGATTGATTGAACTCGCGGACAAGCGAAGGAAGGCCGCGGGACGGCTGAAGAAGCGTAAAACCAGGGGAATCGCGCGACGAACTCTTTCCTGAGTCGCAGGGACGATCATGAACGCACCGCCACCGCAGCCTCAGATCACCGAATTTCTCGAAAGACGAGACCTCTCCGGGCTTCGCGAGGCGCTCTCCTCCTGGGAGTCCCCTGATATCGCCGTGCTGGTGGGCGAGTTGCCGGCTGACCAACGTGGTCTGGTGTTTCGTATTCTGCCGCGAGCACTCGCGGCTGAAACCTTCGAGTGTCTGGACCCTGAAGCCCGTCGGGAGCTTGTCGATACCTTTGCTCAAGACGATCTGGTCCGCCTGCTCGAGGATATGGCACCGGATGATCGGACCGCGCTTTTCGAGGAGTTGCCGGCCGTTGTCTCCCGCGCCCTGCTGGCCCAGCTTTCGAGCAAGGAGCGCCGGGTCGCGGCATGGCTTCTCGGATATCCCGAAGACTCGATCGGCCGTTTGATGACCCCTGAGTATATTCGAGTCCGGCAGGATTGGACGGTTGAGCGTGTGCTCGAACATATTCGACGTCACGGTCAGGATCGCGAAACTCTGAACGTTCTCTACGTTGTCGATGACACTGGTCGTTTGATTGACGATTTGCGCATTCGTGAAATTCTTCTGTCCCGTCCGGAGGCCAGTATCGAGGAGCTTTGCGACCACCGATATGTGGCGCTCAAGGCGACCGACGATCAGGAAACAGCGATCGAGGTATTTCGGGAATATGACCGGGTGGCTCTGCCCGTGACCGATAGTGAAGGGTTTCTGATCGGCATCGTCACCGTGGACGACGTTCTTGATGTTGCTGAAGAAGAGGCCACCGAGGATATTCATAAAATCGGGGGTTCCGAGGCTCTGGATGAGCCCTATCTGGTCATGTCCGTTCGGGGATTGATCAAAAAACGCGCAAGTTGGTTGGTCCTCCTCTTCCTTGGGGAGCTGCTGACCGCCAGCGCTCTGGCCCGCTTCGAGGGTGATCTGGCACGTGCGGTTGTGCTGGCGCTCTTCATCCCCCTGATTATTTCCAGCGGGGGCAACAGCGGCTCGCAGGCGACCACTTTCGTGATTCGAGCCATGGCGCTTGGCGAAGTGGGCCTCAAGGATTGGTGGAAGGTTCTCTGGCGGGAACTCCGTTCGGGCGTTGCTCTTGGTTTGATCCTCGGCGTCCTCGGCTTCCTGCGGGTTTGGCTCTGGGCAGAAGTTTTCGGGCTCTACGGGGAGCATGCGATTCTCATTGGAATTACCGTCGGCATCGCCCTGATGGGCGTTGTTCTGGTGGGGACGACCGCTGGCTCCATGTTGCCTTTTCTGATGCGCCGTATAGGTGCGGATCCGGCCGCAGCGTCAGCGCCTTTTGTGGCGACTCTGGTCGATGTGGCCGGGATCGTCATCTATTTCACATTTGCCTCCTTCCTTCTCGCCGGCACAATTCTCTGAACCGGTTCCGTGCGAGACGGGATCGAAATTCGTCGAGAGCGGAGAGCAGGACCGTCGGGGACCGAGCTTGTATGGACCGTGTTGATCATCGAGCCACAGATCCGGCCGCGACTTTGTCTCGATCCGCGATTCTCTGATCAAGGGATTGTGCGGGGCGGCCCGCTACTGGATCTCGCAGCAACGGAATCGCTTTGGGGCGAGGCTCCGGGCATCCGTCCGGAAGATTGGTTGGCCGCGGAGGATCCCGGCACGATCGGATTTTGTCCTACCAACTGGGGTTGGCAGTTCGGCGCGTGGCTCGTGGAAGGACATCGCCTGCGCGGTCTCCGTGATGATGCGCCGCCGAGTGATCCCTTATGGATGCTCTCTTGGTCTCCCGACCGCGGCTGGCATCAATCGATCAAGGAACTCGGCAGTCCGCTCGAGTTACCTTACCTCGGTCTGGAAATGCCTCAGATTCTTGACGCCGGTGCATGCCTTCCGCTCGAGGCTTTCCTGTCGCATCCCCGCATGCTTGCCGACCTGCGCAACGTTTTCGATTTTGCGGACGGTTGTGGTCCCGATCTCGACCCAAAATTCTGGGTCGAGTTGCGGCGGCGGCTGCCGGCGACATCGGAGGCTGCATATACTCTGCTGGCGGGAGGTTCGTTGCGCGTGAATGTGGACTCGGCAGTTACCGGGGTCGGAGAATTATTCAGGTTGGTCGAGGAAGCGAATCTCCCTGGCGTGCAGGCGAGGGCTGGTGCCTTGATCTTCACCGGTCCCCTGCCGAAGGCTCGCTTGCCCCTGTTCGCGATTGGCGCCCGGCAAGAGGGCGCGTTGGTGGTTGTCGCCATCGATGGCCGGCAGACCGGCGTGCCGGGGGGCACGATCGAAGAGGCCGCAGCGCTCCTGCGCGATCATGGCGCATATACCGGAGGGCTGGGCAGTGCGGGAGGGGACGTCTGTCTGGTGGAACGAACGAGTGGAGGGATGGATTATCTGAACACGCCCTCCACGCTTGGCGAGGGGCCGGCGGAAAGAGTCTCTCGCCGGGTGCCTTCTCTCATATTGATTTGAGAGAGAATTAGGCGAGAATAGAATGATCATGTTGGACACCACAAGGAATTCGTGAGGGCTGGAAGTCGTGAGTGGTTTTTCAGAACTTCTTCTTGCCGCCGGCTATCTCCGTGACCCTGATACTTTCGGGATCATCGGGGCGTTGGACCGCCCGGACGTCGAGACAGTCGAGAAATTCGGGGATCGGCTCACGGAAAAACTGGAGCTTGATCCGGAAGCACTGATTCTGGAGTTCGTCCCGCAGGCGGTAACGGCACGTGGGGAAGCCTTTCTTGTTGTCGCGTGGTGGGATGGCGATTTGACGCCGGAGGAGCGCGAGGCCCTCTCGGATGCCTACCGAGAAGAGTTTCTCTGGTCCGGCCTCTAGTCCCTTTCATGCATAGAGGAAGCCTTCGATCGCGTCGGCGTAATGCTCCATGCTCGCGATCGGAGCACTTCGCGCACCTTCACTGAGGCGAGCCAGCAAACCTTCTTCCTCGACCAGGCGCCGCAAAGCCCCAGCGAGTGCCTTGGGGTCCTCTCCCGGAACCAGAAGTCCGTCCTGTTCCTGCCGGATCGACTCGGGGAGCGCGCCACAATTGGTGCTGATTACGGGCCGCCCGGCGAGCATCGCCTCCCGTGTGGCCAGTCCGAAACTTTCAGGGCAGGTCGAGGGCACAACCAAAGCATCCGTTCTTGCCAGAATTTCCGGCAGGGCTTCGTCCGCAAAGATCCCGTAAGCCCGCGCCCGTGGCTCCTCGCGAAGGAGGGGGCCCAATTGTGCCTCATAGGGGTGTTGTTCCCAGCGTCGACCGTGAAGTGCGAGTCGGAGCGGCAGGTCGTGCAACTCCTGCAGCGCCTCGAGGAGAATATGCGGTCCCTTGTGCGGCAGGAGGTGGCCGATGAAGGTGATCCGGAGAGGATGGCTTTCCGAGATCGGCTCGGTTCGTGAAAGGGTAGCCTCCTTGGATGGTGTGGGCAGCCCGAGAGCGATCGCGCGAGTGGATAGCGTAGGCATGGGCATACCCTGCCGGTGGAGCTCCTCGATAACGAATTTTGAGGGTGTGACGATACGATCGTAGGTATCGAGCGCTTGGCGCAGCGTTTGAAATCGTTCATCCGCGACAAGCGGGCCGGCGGCTCTGGCCGGACTCCAGGGGAGAAGCTGCGCGAGTCTCGTACGAATTCGACCGGCCTCGGAAGGTTCGGCAGCAGAGGCCGCCTCTCCGGATACGCAAGCTACACAGTCCCGCTGCAGCGGACCTTCAC is a genomic window of Candidatus Binatia bacterium containing:
- a CDS encoding acyl-CoA/acyl-ACP dehydrogenase yields the protein MNLEFSDDQKFVQTTAREFLTANATLQVDRAVFESDASYDEGLWKKVAEMGWLGTTVPESYGGTGLGYLELVLLAQEMGRSLAPIPFASSVYGATEAILLCGTEEQKQKWLPLLSSGERIGCVAFSEALGDSDAKSLEVRVSGDTISGTKTPVLDGDIADLAVVLVGEGEGASLVLVDLAGDGIERKKLNSLDASRSQAEIVFSSASFERLGAAGEGEATFERLMDRMAILLAFEQIGGAERALEISVEYVKERFAFGRAIGSFQAVKHRLADFYARNQIAVSNGYWAAWALSTDDPELPMAACNLRVASSDAFVLGAEDMIQVHGGVGFTWEFDCHLFYRRAKVLAATLGSPGTWREKLITRIEASEAA
- a CDS encoding acyl-CoA dehydrogenase family protein is translated as MNFEDSPEESLFRDRCREWLSANAEPLVEGSKSSAAERTDEEYVAMAKEWQAKKYDAGWACLTWPKDCGGQGMGRMEQIIWNQEESKFRAVMDVYLIGHGMLGPTIMAHGTPEQKERFLPNMARGSEIWCQLFSEPSAGSDLAGLRMSAVRDGDDWVINGQKIWTSGAQYSDWGMIVTRTDPDAPKHKGLTYFIVNMKSPGVEIRPIKQINGGEAFNEVFFTDVRVSDAQRLGEVGQGWGVALTTLMNERVAIGGGGGGGQFKKLLDLARRSRRHGKAAIEDGSVRARLADIYIAQKGIQYTGYRTLSALLSGATPGPEGSIAKAIGAPLGQQTASFAMELQGESGALLDESAEDDGIWQQAYLGSPGLRIAGGTDEVLRNIIAERVLGLPPELRIDKTVPFRELPTGPKS
- a CDS encoding ion channel → MAENQIIETKDTNSFGVLLLAICVLIFLMPMAAVQHPQAEILRALIALVLLGGVFASTRRKGVLTVSVVLAVGASGTGWAADALNNQAVSVASYILALLNIIFVIVVVSRDVLQRSHITTDAVFGGLSVFLLIGLAFMILYGLVEYAKPGSFLIRGDMIAGSDSLTRNPASFVHFLYFSLITLSTVGYGDILAVHPLAQMLAATEGILGQLFIAVVVARLVGMQMMASQEASAEANE
- a CDS encoding tetratricopeptide repeat protein produces the protein MALGIASCTAAKPDNPNLGPLAAEKYFLLGERLADEGRAHEAIDAYHAAIRAAPDFSMAYYDLGNQYAKLGRFEPAISAYKRAIQKDSTMIKAYNNLGLAYTANGEASKAIVVLRRATGMNPNYARAWNSLGSAYDANGDHSKAILTFKQAIEIDPGYGDAYNNLGVAYANLALFREAEDAYQRALRIRPDDINAIFNLGQLYAALGETGKAEEQLLILEPADPWKADALRKAISRGIPIR
- the ppk1 gene encoding polyphosphate kinase 1 — protein: MNPSKTENSKSIPETSTRPSGSGPNRELVLPEDPVGASLEGPSPPSLGSAELYLNRELTWLAFCWRVLAEAEDARNPLLERVKFLAIVSGNLDEFFMKRIGGLKQQLAAGVREPTVDGRTPGQQIEEAYAFIEKLDERRVALFEQLRRLLKQADVQLLRIRDLKEEQRLKMRDEYLRNVFPLVTPQAMDPAHPFPFVSNLSLNLLVTVRYPGDPATMMSRVKVPIGSGIPRWMRVDDQQTFVALEEVMAENLDILFPGMEVVACELFRVTRNANTELDEEEADDLLAMIETELRDRRFAPIVRLEVGSEMSLARRSMLAAELGLDADAEVRAVHRRFALIDLLEIAAIDRPDLRDPSHRPIDNVSLTPERNIFHVLRDAGGILLHHPYESFSTSVERFLLEAARDSKVRAIKMTLYRTSAETKVIDHLLEAVRNGKQVAVVVELKARFDEDANILWASRLEEMGIHVTYGVVGLKTHCKTILVVRQDHDGLRRYAHIGTGNYHSGTARVYSDLGLMTSDEEIGGDLTELFNYLTTGYKPRRKYKHLLVAPVSLKSALIEKIEREVDHLEQHRFAHIQMKMNALEDADITRALYRAARAGVRIDLLIRDTCRLRPKISGLTENVRVVSIVGQFLEHARLYYFANGNQPEYWIGSADCMKRNLESRVEVLVPVLEESLQLELRSYLDLQLEDREDAWEMMADGRYERLSALKGSGRKSSSQARLIELADKRRKAAGRLKKRKTRGIARRTLS
- the mgtE gene encoding magnesium transporter, whose translation is MNAPPPQPQITEFLERRDLSGLREALSSWESPDIAVLVGELPADQRGLVFRILPRALAAETFECLDPEARRELVDTFAQDDLVRLLEDMAPDDRTALFEELPAVVSRALLAQLSSKERRVAAWLLGYPEDSIGRLMTPEYIRVRQDWTVERVLEHIRRHGQDRETLNVLYVVDDTGRLIDDLRIREILLSRPEASIEELCDHRYVALKATDDQETAIEVFREYDRVALPVTDSEGFLIGIVTVDDVLDVAEEEATEDIHKIGGSEALDEPYLVMSVRGLIKKRASWLVLLFLGELLTASALARFEGDLARAVVLALFIPLIISSGGNSGSQATTFVIRAMALGEVGLKDWWKVLWRELRSGVALGLILGVLGFLRVWLWAEVFGLYGEHAILIGITVGIALMGVVLVGTTAGSMLPFLMRRIGADPAAASAPFVATLVDVAGIVIYFTFASFLLAGTIL
- a CDS encoding glycosyltransferase, giving the protein MRILQVSNGYPPRAFGGVETHTQRLARVLHRKGHTVRIFTRHSDPEGSDGDILEEVVDDLAVTSVVNDARGGQFRDHFLSTAVATAFRQEIRKTRPDIVHFQHLIGLSGDLPMIARDAGIRCVATVHEYWYACHRVMLQREDLTPCEGPLQRDCVACVSGEAASAAEPSEAGRIRTRLAQLLPWSPARAAGPLVADERFQTLRQALDTYDRIVTPSKFVIEELHRQGMPMPTLSTRAIALGLPTPSKEATLSRTEPISESHPLRITFIGHLLPHKGPHILLEALQELHDLPLRLALHGRRWEQHPYEAQLGPLLREEPRARAYGIFADEALPEILARTDALVVPSTCPESFGLATREAMLAGRPVISTNCGALPESIRQEQDGLLVPGEDPKALAGALRRLVEEEGLLARLSEGARSAPIASMEHYADAIEGFLYA